The Bacillus carboniphilus genome contains a region encoding:
- a CDS encoding adenylosuccinate synthase, with translation MSSVVVVGTQWGDEGKGKITDFLSQNAEVVARYQGGNNAGHTIKFDGKTYKLHLIPSGIFFKEKTCVIGNGMVVDPKALVEELSYLHERHISTDNLKISNRAHVILPYHLKLDEVEEQRKGANKIGTTKKGIGPAYMDKAARIGIRMADLLDKDVFKEKLSINLAEKNRLLQRMYDVEGFEIDEIFEQYYQYGQQIKNYVCDTSVVLNDALDEGRRVLFEGAQGVMLDIDQGTYPFVTSSNPVAGGVTIGSGVGPSKIDHVVGVSKAYTTRVGDGPFPTELTNEIGDHIREVGREYGTTTGRPRRVGWFDSVVVRHARRVSGLTDLSLNSIDVLTGIETLKICVAYQYKGEIIEHFPASLKSLSECTPVYEEMPGWTEDITGVKSLHELPENARHYVERISQLTGIPLSIFSVGPDRTQTNVVRGVYS, from the coding sequence ATGTCTTCTGTAGTCGTAGTTGGAACGCAATGGGGAGATGAAGGAAAAGGGAAAATCACCGACTTTCTCTCTCAAAATGCTGAAGTCGTCGCTCGTTATCAAGGTGGTAACAATGCAGGTCATACAATAAAGTTCGACGGAAAGACATATAAATTACATCTAATCCCATCAGGAATCTTCTTCAAAGAAAAAACATGTGTGATTGGGAATGGTATGGTGGTTGATCCGAAAGCGTTAGTCGAAGAGCTTTCCTATTTACACGAACGTCATATTTCGACTGATAACTTAAAAATAAGCAACCGTGCACATGTCATTCTTCCTTATCATCTTAAATTGGATGAAGTAGAAGAACAAAGAAAAGGCGCGAATAAAATCGGTACCACTAAAAAAGGAATCGGTCCAGCTTATATGGATAAAGCCGCTCGAATCGGTATTCGCATGGCCGATTTGTTAGATAAAGACGTTTTTAAAGAAAAACTCTCGATTAATCTTGCCGAAAAAAATCGCCTTCTCCAAAGAATGTATGATGTTGAAGGATTTGAAATCGATGAGATTTTTGAACAATATTATCAGTATGGTCAACAAATTAAAAACTATGTTTGTGATACTTCTGTCGTATTAAACGATGCGTTGGATGAGGGCCGAAGAGTCCTATTTGAAGGTGCTCAAGGAGTTATGTTAGATATTGACCAAGGGACATATCCATTTGTCACCTCATCGAACCCAGTTGCTGGTGGAGTCACAATTGGTTCTGGCGTGGGTCCTTCAAAAATTGATCATGTAGTAGGCGTTTCTAAAGCTTATACGACGCGAGTGGGTGATGGTCCCTTCCCTACGGAGTTAACAAATGAAATTGGCGATCACATTCGTGAAGTCGGTCGCGAATATGGAACGACGACAGGACGCCCTCGTCGCGTTGGCTGGTTTGATAGTGTAGTCGTCAGGCATGCTAGAAGAGTAAGTGGATTAACGGACTTGTCGCTAAACTCCATTGACGTCTTAACAGGCATAGAGACACTCAAAATTTGTGTTGCCTATCAATATAAGGGGGAAATCATTGAACACTTCCCTGCTAGCTTAAAATCGCTTAGTGAATGTACACCCGTTTATGAAGAAATGCCTGGATGGACAGAAGATATTACAGGAGTAAAGTCATTACACGAGCTTCCTGAAAATGCTCGCCATTACGTGGAAAGAATCTCACAATTAACAGGTATCCCCCTTTCGATTTTTTCT
- the dnaB gene encoding replicative DNA helicase, which produces MNDLLTGNIPPQNIEAEQAILGAIFLEPTSLTVASEIVIPEDFYRAAHQKIYASMLALNDKGEPVDLVTVTKELANVKLLEEIGGVSYLSDLADSVPTAANIEYYAKIVEEKSILRRLIRTASTIAQEGYNREDEVQAVLDEAEKSIMEVSQRKNAGVFQNIKDVLVRTYDNIELLHNRKGEITGIPTGFTELDSMTAGFQRNDLIIVAARPSVGKTAFALNIAQNVATKTDENVAIFSLEMGADQLVMRMLCAEGNINAQNLRTGNLTAEDWGKLTMAMGSLSNAGIYIDDTPGIKVNEIRSKCRRLAQEKGLGMILIDYLQLIQGSGRSKENRQQEVSEISRSLKALARELKVPVIALSQLSRGVEQRQDKRPMMSDIRESGSIEQDADIVSFLYRDDYYDKESENKNIIEIIIAKQRNGPVGTVSLAFVKEYNKFVNLERRYGDEDFAPGA; this is translated from the coding sequence GTGAATGATTTGTTAACAGGAAATATTCCTCCTCAAAATATTGAGGCAGAGCAAGCGATTTTAGGAGCGATCTTTTTAGAGCCTACTAGTTTAACGGTTGCCTCCGAAATTGTCATTCCAGAAGACTTTTATCGAGCGGCCCATCAAAAAATTTATGCTAGCATGCTAGCTTTAAACGATAAAGGAGAACCTGTCGATCTTGTAACAGTGACGAAAGAGCTCGCTAATGTAAAACTGTTAGAGGAAATAGGTGGCGTTTCATATTTAAGTGATTTGGCTGACTCTGTACCAACAGCTGCTAATATAGAGTATTATGCAAAGATTGTTGAGGAAAAGTCGATTTTAAGACGATTGATTCGAACGGCATCAACGATTGCACAAGAAGGATACAATCGTGAAGATGAGGTACAAGCCGTTTTAGATGAAGCGGAAAAAAGTATTATGGAAGTATCGCAACGGAAAAATGCCGGTGTCTTTCAAAATATAAAAGATGTACTCGTGAGAACGTACGATAATATTGAGCTTCTCCATAACAGAAAAGGTGAAATTACAGGTATACCTACTGGGTTTACGGAACTGGATTCAATGACGGCAGGATTTCAGCGAAACGATTTAATTATCGTAGCTGCGAGACCTTCAGTAGGTAAAACGGCATTTGCCTTAAATATCGCCCAAAACGTAGCAACGAAAACGGATGAAAATGTCGCGATTTTCAGTTTGGAAATGGGTGCCGACCAACTCGTCATGAGGATGCTATGTGCGGAAGGAAATATCAATGCTCAAAACTTACGTACAGGAAATTTGACTGCTGAAGATTGGGGCAAGCTCACCATGGCGATGGGAAGTTTATCGAATGCAGGTATTTATATTGATGATACTCCAGGTATAAAAGTGAATGAAATTCGCTCTAAGTGTCGTCGATTAGCCCAAGAAAAAGGGTTAGGGATGATCTTAATAGATTATTTACAGCTTATTCAAGGAAGCGGGAGAAGTAAAGAGAATCGTCAACAAGAGGTTTCAGAAATCTCCAGATCTTTAAAAGCATTAGCACGGGAATTAAAAGTACCCGTTATTGCTTTATCACAGCTCTCCCGTGGTGTAGAGCAAAGACAAGATAAACGTCCGATGATGTCAGATATTCGTGAGTCAGGAAGTATTGAGCAAGATGCCGATATCGTCTCCTTTCTTTACCGTGATGATTACTATGATAAAGAAAGTGAAAACAAAAACATTATTGAGATTATCATTGCAAAACAACGGAATGGCCCCGTTGGAACCGTTTCTTTAGCTTTTGTAAAAGAATACAATAAATTTGTTAACTTAGAACGTCGCTATGGGGATGAAGATTTTGCTCCAGGTGCGTAA
- the rplI gene encoding 50S ribosomal protein L9: MKVIFLEDVKGKGKKGEIKEVPDGYAHNFLLKRKLAVEANASNVNALKSQKKKQQQQAEEELLQAKQLKNDLEKITVELSAKSGEGGRLFGSITSKQIAEELKKTFGHKIDKRKIELDDAIRSLGYTNVPIKLHPDVSAVVKVHVKEQ, encoded by the coding sequence ATGAAAGTAATTTTTTTAGAAGATGTTAAAGGTAAAGGAAAAAAAGGAGAAATAAAAGAAGTACCAGATGGCTATGCGCATAACTTCCTTTTGAAAAGAAAATTAGCAGTAGAAGCGAATGCTTCAAATGTGAACGCACTAAAATCTCAGAAAAAAAAGCAACAACAACAAGCAGAAGAAGAATTGTTACAAGCGAAGCAGCTGAAGAATGATCTAGAGAAAATTACCGTGGAACTATCGGCAAAATCAGGTGAAGGTGGTCGCTTATTTGGGTCCATCACAAGCAAACAAATTGCAGAAGAACTGAAAAAAACCTTCGGACATAAGATTGATAAGCGTAAGATAGAGCTTGACGATGCCATTCGCTCTTTAGGGTATACAAATGTTCCTATTAAGCTTCATCCAGATGTAAGTGCGGTCGTAAAAGTTCATGTAAAAGAACAGTAA
- the rpsR gene encoding 30S ribosomal protein S18 codes for MAGGRKGRGRRRKVCYFTSNGITHIDYKDVDLLKKFISERGKILPRRVTGTSAKYQRKLTVAIKRSRQMALLPYVSEEK; via the coding sequence ATGGCAGGAGGACGTAAAGGTCGTGGCAGACGTCGTAAGGTTTGCTATTTTACATCAAACGGTATCACTCATATCGACTATAAAGATGTAGACTTACTAAAAAAATTCATTTCTGAGCGTGGTAAGATATTACCTCGTCGTGTAACAGGTACAAGTGCGAAGTATCAACGTAAATTAACAGTTGCTATTAAACGCTCACGTCAAATGGCTTTATTACCTTATGTTTCAGAAGAAAAATAA
- the ssb gene encoding single-stranded DNA-binding protein — protein MLNRVVLVGRLTKDPELRYTPNGVAVATFTLAVNRTFTNQQGEREADFINCVVWRRQAENVANFLNKGSLAGVDGRLQSRSYEDQSGRRVFVTEVVGDSVQFLEPKNSNNAGNNNNRNNYGRQDENPFGGGGSDFNSQPSQNQNKRTNLNEDPFANDGKPIDISDDDLPF, from the coding sequence ATGTTAAACCGAGTTGTGCTTGTCGGTAGGCTCACAAAAGATCCTGAGCTACGTTATACACCAAATGGTGTAGCGGTTGCTACATTTACTTTAGCTGTTAACCGTACGTTTACGAATCAGCAAGGTGAACGAGAGGCAGACTTCATTAATTGTGTCGTTTGGCGAAGACAAGCTGAAAATGTTGCGAACTTCTTAAACAAGGGGAGCCTTGCAGGAGTGGACGGACGCCTTCAGTCTCGTAGTTATGAAGACCAATCAGGTAGAAGAGTGTTTGTAACTGAGGTTGTCGGAGATAGCGTTCAATTCCTCGAACCGAAAAATTCGAATAATGCAGGGAACAACAATAACCGTAACAATTATGGTCGCCAGGATGAAAATCCATTTGGTGGTGGTGGATCAGACTTTAACAGTCAACCTAGTCAAAACCAAAATAAGCGGACAAACCTAAATGAAGATCCATTTGCGAACGATGGAAAACCAATTGATATATCCGATGATGATTTACCATTCTAA
- the rpsF gene encoding 30S ribosomal protein S6 yields the protein MKKYEIMYIIRPNIEDEAKKSLVERFNGILTTNGAEITEVKEWGKRRLAYEINDFRDGYYMLIHVDASAEAVQEFDRLAKISEDIIRHIVVKQEQ from the coding sequence ATGAAAAAATACGAAATCATGTACATCATCCGCCCAAACATTGAAGATGAGGCTAAAAAATCTTTAGTTGAACGATTCAATGGTATTTTAACTACAAATGGTGCGGAGATTACAGAAGTAAAAGAGTGGGGCAAACGTCGCCTTGCATATGAGATCAATGATTTCCGTGATGGATACTATATGTTAATTCATGTAGACGCTTCAGCTGAAGCTGTACAAGAATTTGATCGTCTAGCTAAAATCAGCGAAGATATCATTCGTCATATTGTTGTTAAACAAGAGCAATAA
- the ychF gene encoding redox-regulated ATPase YchF, with the protein MALTAGIVGLPNVGKSTLFNAITQAGAESANYPFCTIDPNVGIVEVPDGRLQKLTELVNPKKTVPTTFEFTDIAGIVKGASKGEGLGNQFLSHIRQVDAICHVVRCFEDENITHVSGKVDPIADIETINLELILADLETVDKRITKVAKMAKQKDKEAVFEHDILSKLKDAFENEQPARTVSFTEEQLKFVKQLHLLTSKPILYVANVSEEELSDPSNNQYVQMVKEFAANEQAEVIVVCAKVESEIVELDEEEKEMFLEELGIAESGLDQLIRAAYHLLGLATYFTAGEQEVRAWTFKVGMKAPQCAGIIHTDFERGFIRAETVHYDDLVANGSMGAAREAGKVRLEGKEYIVKDGDVIHFRFNV; encoded by the coding sequence ATGGCTTTAACAGCAGGAATAGTGGGTCTTCCCAATGTGGGGAAATCAACTTTATTTAATGCAATTACTCAGGCTGGTGCAGAATCGGCAAATTACCCCTTTTGTACAATCGATCCCAATGTAGGAATTGTCGAAGTTCCTGATGGGCGTCTGCAAAAGTTAACAGAGCTAGTAAACCCTAAAAAAACCGTACCAACAACGTTTGAATTCACTGATATCGCCGGAATTGTAAAAGGTGCTAGTAAGGGAGAAGGACTTGGAAATCAATTCTTATCTCATATTCGCCAAGTCGATGCGATTTGTCATGTCGTACGTTGTTTTGAAGATGAAAATATTACCCATGTTTCTGGGAAAGTGGACCCAATTGCAGATATTGAAACGATCAACTTGGAGCTTATTTTAGCTGACCTAGAAACAGTTGATAAACGTATAACAAAAGTAGCGAAGATGGCAAAGCAAAAAGATAAAGAAGCAGTTTTTGAGCATGACATTTTATCTAAATTGAAAGATGCTTTTGAAAATGAACAGCCTGCACGAACGGTTTCTTTTACAGAGGAACAATTAAAATTTGTCAAACAGCTACATTTATTAACATCAAAACCGATCTTATATGTAGCGAATGTTAGTGAGGAAGAATTAAGTGATCCTTCTAATAATCAATATGTTCAGATGGTCAAAGAGTTTGCTGCAAATGAACAGGCAGAAGTCATCGTCGTTTGTGCAAAAGTCGAATCAGAAATTGTCGAATTAGATGAAGAAGAAAAAGAAATGTTCTTAGAAGAGCTAGGAATTGCTGAATCAGGATTGGATCAGTTAATACGTGCTGCTTACCATTTGTTAGGTTTAGCGACTTATTTCACAGCTGGAGAGCAGGAAGTAAGAGCTTGGACGTTTAAAGTAGGAATGAAAGCACCGCAATGTGCAGGCATTATTCATACTGATTTTGAAAGAGGCTTCATACGAGCAGAAACCGTTCATTACGACGATTTAGTAGCAAACGGTTCAATGGGAGCAGCCCGCGAAGCAGGAAAAGTTCGACTTGAAGGAAAAGAGTATATTGTAAAAGATGGAGATGTAATACATTTCCGCTTTAATGTTTAA
- a CDS encoding MFS transporter, with product MKEIVRSWKYPSALLFIIGFSRIGGWVYFIALNLIVLDMNGVLAVSGLYIFRALSALFTSIWSGTFIDRLNKKHLMVGLTIIQSVFIVLLPLLSSIWTIYIIVFFINIASSMYEPTSMTYITKLIPHTQRKRFNSLVSLVDSGAFVIGPAIAGIIFMSGTPNFAIYFNALALFLAVLITLFMPNVEKKDFIEKKDEKITIKVLGKDWKLVVNYSLKHVYIMIIYFLFSAVMVLATVVDSLEAAFSTEMLSLSERDYGFLVSIAGVGIVVGALVNVIIVQKVATSWLIGLGSLMVSIGYLIYAFSDTFLIAAIGFFILSFAMAFINTGFYTFYQNNVPVDVMGRVGSVYGFIEAFFIIIGTIILGAIADSISIQYAVIIGTLIMFAVTIVLFYFSTQPSKASFYSEKNQTQTSGAI from the coding sequence ATAAAAGAGATTGTTAGGTCGTGGAAGTATCCATCCGCTTTATTGTTTATTATTGGTTTTTCAAGAATAGGGGGATGGGTATACTTTATAGCATTAAATTTAATTGTTCTTGATATGAATGGGGTCCTTGCTGTCTCAGGTCTATATATATTTAGAGCACTTTCTGCTTTATTTACAAGCATTTGGTCAGGTACTTTCATTGATCGATTGAATAAAAAGCATCTTATGGTGGGGCTGACTATAATTCAATCAGTATTTATTGTCTTACTACCTTTATTATCATCTATTTGGACCATATACATTATTGTTTTTTTTATTAATATAGCCAGTTCCATGTATGAGCCGACATCAATGACTTATATCACTAAGTTAATTCCTCATACTCAAAGAAAACGATTTAATTCTCTCGTAAGTTTAGTTGATTCTGGCGCATTTGTTATTGGACCTGCCATTGCGGGAATCATATTCATGAGTGGTACTCCTAATTTTGCAATATATTTTAATGCATTAGCCCTATTCTTAGCGGTACTAATTACATTGTTCATGCCTAATGTCGAAAAAAAAGATTTTATTGAAAAAAAAGATGAAAAAATAACTATAAAGGTATTGGGAAAAGATTGGAAATTAGTTGTTAATTATAGTCTTAAACACGTGTACATTATGATCATTTATTTCTTATTCAGTGCGGTGATGGTTTTGGCAACTGTTGTAGATTCATTGGAAGCGGCATTTTCTACAGAAATGCTTTCTTTATCAGAGAGAGATTATGGTTTCCTGGTAAGTATTGCTGGTGTTGGAATCGTAGTGGGCGCTTTAGTAAACGTCATAATTGTTCAAAAAGTAGCTACCTCCTGGCTGATTGGTCTTGGATCCTTAATGGTTTCAATCGGTTATTTGATTTACGCTTTTTCGGATACTTTTTTGATAGCAGCAATTGGTTTTTTCATTCTATCCTTTGCGATGGCTTTTATTAACACTGGATTTTACACCTTTTATCAAAATAATGTTCCTGTCGATGTAATGGGGAGAGTTGGTAGTGTTTATGGTTTTATCGAAGCTTTTTTTATCATTATCGGGACGATTATTTTAGGTGCCATAGCAGATTCCATCTCTATTCAGTATGCCGTCATAATAGGAACTTTAATAATGTTTGCTGTAACGATTGTCTTATTTTACTTTAGTACGCAGCCCTCTAAAGCAAGCTTCTATTCTGAAAAAAATCAGACACAAACTTCTGGTGCTATTTAG
- a CDS encoding DUF951 domain-containing protein → MDKVFELNDIVEMKKPHPCGENKWKIIRMGMDIRIKCQGCGHSVMIPRKEFTRKMKKILLKAEEE, encoded by the coding sequence ATGGATAAGGTGTTTGAGCTGAATGACATCGTTGAAATGAAAAAGCCTCATCCTTGCGGAGAGAATAAATGGAAGATCATTCGCATGGGAATGGATATTCGTATTAAGTGCCAAGGGTGTGGACATAGCGTGATGATTCCAAGAAAAGAATTCACCCGCAAAATGAAAAAAATTCTTCTAAAAGCGGAAGAGGAATAA
- a CDS encoding mechanosensitive ion channel family protein, with protein MTKMFQDIYEDIKSYLLNGENWLNFSVFTMKILAIIIGSWLLVKIGRKAIRRVFSIRTKGPMKISERRETTLQKLLENILSYIVYFIALIMLFDNLGYDVTGLIAGAGVLGLAIGFGAQSLVKDVISGFFIIFEDQFSVGDYIKIADKQGFVEEIGLRTTKIKSWTGELHVIPNGNIAEVTNYSVNNSIAVVDVSIAYEGDIVEAESVIERLLEELPFKYEEMVGTPQLLGVQTLGASDVVLRVISETKPMEHWKIGRMLRKEIKLCLDEHNIEIPFPRLVMYSREEEESLTLKEGGHMNG; from the coding sequence ATGACTAAAATGTTTCAAGATATATATGAAGACATAAAAAGTTATTTACTAAATGGTGAAAATTGGTTGAATTTCAGCGTGTTCACAATGAAAATATTAGCAATCATCATCGGTTCTTGGCTTCTCGTTAAGATTGGAAGAAAAGCGATCAGAAGAGTCTTTTCGATACGGACAAAGGGTCCTATGAAAATATCAGAAAGACGCGAAACGACGTTACAAAAACTTTTGGAAAATATTCTATCTTATATCGTCTACTTTATTGCGCTAATTATGCTATTTGATAACTTGGGTTATGATGTCACGGGATTAATTGCAGGTGCAGGTGTACTTGGTTTAGCGATTGGTTTTGGAGCTCAAAGTTTAGTGAAAGATGTCATCTCAGGATTTTTCATTATTTTTGAAGATCAATTTTCTGTTGGTGACTATATTAAGATAGCTGATAAACAAGGTTTTGTAGAGGAAATAGGCTTAAGAACAACGAAAATAAAGAGTTGGACTGGAGAGTTACATGTCATCCCTAATGGGAATATAGCAGAAGTAACCAATTATTCAGTCAATAACAGTATAGCGGTTGTCGATGTGAGCATTGCATATGAAGGAGATATTGTAGAAGCAGAAAGTGTGATTGAACGGTTATTAGAAGAACTACCTTTCAAGTATGAAGAGATGGTGGGAACTCCACAGTTACTCGGTGTACAAACCTTAGGTGCGTCAGATGTTGTCTTACGAGTAATTAGTGAAACGAAACCAATGGAGCATTGGAAAATAGGCCGTATGTTACGAAAAGAAATTAAGCTTTGTTTGGACGAGCATAATATTGAGATTCCATTTCCACGTCTAGTTATGTATAGTCGAGAAGAAGAAGAATCGTTAACTTTGAAAGAAGGAGGTCATATGAATGGATAA
- a CDS encoding YkvI family membrane protein, with protein MLKSSFKWIFLILGTVIGAGYASGRELWQFFGFESGLAILLFSIFFSISCYVVMSISYEEKSNHFFPVLERLIGRKLSYVYDVIILLYLYTTTVVMIAGGGATLQLFSIPYWGGVVLFCIPLILLFFWDVKGLFRLNNVIIPILIVGLVFILVSFQLNHPHSWNFQLDQQYKWPSAFTFTSLNILSLIAVLSAIGKEMKGKTEAKIVSITSGVILGGLSFLYNESLLQVANLLVDYEIPLFAILHDSPITMLIAVSAMLLFAIFTTAVSGVFGMATRFKGGWNLPLWMLAFLFVLLMIPFTKFGFATLVTTLYPLFALVNLYLLVAILLFPITKRYK; from the coding sequence ATGCTGAAGTCAAGCTTTAAGTGGATATTTTTGATTCTGGGTACAGTTATTGGAGCAGGTTATGCATCAGGAAGAGAATTATGGCAATTTTTTGGCTTTGAAAGTGGACTAGCTATTCTTTTATTTTCGATCTTTTTCTCGATTTCCTGTTATGTAGTTATGAGTATTAGCTATGAAGAGAAATCGAATCATTTTTTTCCTGTATTAGAAAGATTAATTGGTCGAAAACTGTCCTATGTATATGATGTCATCATCTTATTGTACTTGTATACAACAACGGTTGTGATGATTGCAGGCGGCGGAGCTACACTTCAATTGTTTTCTATTCCTTATTGGGGCGGGGTTGTATTATTTTGTATTCCACTTATTTTGCTATTTTTCTGGGATGTCAAGGGGTTGTTTCGCCTGAATAATGTAATCATCCCCATTTTAATTGTTGGTTTAGTCTTTATTTTAGTTTCTTTTCAACTGAATCACCCTCACTCTTGGAATTTTCAATTAGACCAACAATATAAATGGCCTTCTGCATTTACTTTTACTTCATTAAACATACTTTCACTGATTGCTGTCTTATCTGCCATAGGAAAAGAAATGAAAGGGAAAACGGAAGCGAAAATCGTCAGTATTACAAGTGGGGTTATTTTAGGAGGGTTATCATTTTTATATAACGAGTCCTTATTACAAGTTGCGAACTTATTGGTAGATTATGAGATTCCTTTATTCGCGATATTGCATGACTCACCGATAACAATGCTGATAGCCGTATCTGCAATGCTTCTTTTTGCCATTTTTACAACGGCTGTTTCAGGTGTTTTTGGAATGGCAACAAGATTCAAAGGAGGGTGGAATCTTCCTCTTTGGATGCTAGCATTTTTATTTGTTTTATTAATGATTCCATTCACAAAATTTGGTTTCGCTACCTTAGTAACTACTTTATATCCTCTCTTTGCTTTGGTGAACTTGTACTTGCTGGTAGCTATATTATTATTTCCCATTACGAAGCGATATAAGTAG
- the yyaC gene encoding spore protease YyaC, with protein sequence MNLKSVFFSNSQKKKHIFYNHEDAALSLSNNISPLLPSIHTHSIIVFCIGTDRSTGDSLGPIIGSILHENMNTSPFNVYGTLEKPIHAVNLEEQLEKVNKNHENPFIIAIDACLGRVNDVGSLQVGKGAIKPGAAVRKELPSVGHIHIKGIVNVSGFMEFFVLQNTRLHIVMSMARTIAQGIEMTANQYSNGINYKQQLTFKRIKSNSE encoded by the coding sequence ATGAATCTGAAATCTGTATTTTTTTCTAACTCTCAGAAAAAGAAACACATATTTTATAATCACGAAGATGCAGCTTTATCTTTAAGTAACAATATTTCTCCTTTATTACCATCCATTCATACACATTCAATCATTGTATTTTGTATAGGAACAGATAGATCTACTGGTGATTCACTAGGCCCTATTATTGGTTCAATCTTACATGAAAATATGAATACTTCTCCCTTTAATGTATATGGAACGCTAGAGAAACCTATTCACGCTGTAAACCTTGAGGAACAACTAGAGAAAGTTAACAAAAACCATGAGAATCCATTTATTATAGCGATTGATGCATGTCTTGGAAGAGTCAATGATGTAGGTTCCTTGCAAGTTGGAAAGGGAGCAATAAAGCCTGGTGCGGCCGTGAGGAAGGAGCTTCCTTCTGTAGGTCATATTCATATTAAAGGGATTGTCAATGTAAGTGGGTTTATGGAGTTTTTTGTCCTACAAAATACTCGGCTACACATTGTCATGAGTATGGCAAGAACAATTGCTCAAGGTATTGAAATGACTGCAAACCAGTATAGCAATGGAATAAATTATAAACAGCAATTAACATTTAAACGTATCAAATCGAATAGTGAATAA
- a CDS encoding ParB/RepB/Spo0J family partition protein — MSKGLGKGINALFANVDVNNGESIQEIALNNIRPNPYQPRKTFEKESIEELKQSILEHGVLQPIIVRRSIKGFEIVVGERRYRACKEARLSTIPAVIRELTEQQMMELALLENLQREDLTPIEEAIAYSKLLKSLQLTQEELAVRIGKSRPHIANHLRLLTLPKKVQQFINENQLSMGHGRALLGLKDTEKLTPLSEKIVREKLSVRHVEQLVQKLNEHVPRETKTAPKKDVFLKESESVLRERLGTAVTIKRQKKKGKIEIEFFSNEDLERILHIIEHDLEGE; from the coding sequence ATGTCTAAAGGATTAGGAAAAGGAATTAATGCTTTATTCGCCAATGTTGATGTTAATAATGGAGAGTCCATCCAAGAAATTGCTTTAAATAATATTCGACCGAATCCATATCAACCAAGAAAAACGTTTGAAAAAGAATCCATTGAGGAGTTAAAACAGTCGATATTAGAACATGGTGTTCTTCAACCTATCATTGTACGCAGGAGTATTAAAGGGTTTGAAATTGTTGTAGGAGAACGTAGATATCGAGCTTGTAAGGAAGCGAGACTCTCCACCATTCCGGCTGTCATTCGTGAACTAACAGAGCAACAGATGATGGAGTTAGCCTTATTGGAAAATTTACAGCGAGAAGATCTAACGCCTATCGAGGAGGCTATTGCTTATTCCAAGCTATTGAAAAGTTTACAACTGACGCAAGAGGAATTAGCTGTTCGTATTGGGAAAAGTCGTCCTCATATAGCCAATCATTTAAGGTTACTTACTTTACCGAAGAAAGTACAACAGTTTATAAATGAAAATCAGCTTTCTATGGGCCATGGTCGGGCTCTTTTAGGTTTAAAGGATACCGAAAAGTTAACTCCTCTTTCAGAAAAAATCGTTCGAGAAAAGTTAAGTGTGAGACATGTTGAGCAGCTTGTGCAAAAATTAAATGAACATGTTCCACGTGAAACAAAAACAGCGCCTAAGAAAGATGTTTTTTTGAAGGAAAGTGAATCCGTTTTACGAGAAAGGTTAGGAACTGCTGTAACGATTAAGAGACAAAAGAAAAAAGGAAAAATAGAAATCGAATTTTTTTCTAATGAAGATTTGGAACGAATTTTACACATTATTGAGCATGATCTAGAAGGTGAATAA